Proteins encoded by one window of Nitrincola iocasae:
- the uvrC gene encoding excinuclease ABC subunit UvrC — MSATDQEQEQNSFDSKAFLANLSSRPGVYQMYDKHDKILYVGKARNLKNRVSSYFRGSWQGTKTRALVSHIRRIEVTLTHSETEALLLEQNLIKAQRPPYNILLRDDKSYPYIFISATDDFPAVRFHRGAKKAKGQYFGPFPSGGAVRESLNLLQKLFKIRQCEDSFFRNRSRPCLQHQIKRCTAPCVGLIDKERYAEDLRHASMFLEGKNQAVTAELAERMDAASSHLNFELAAELRDQISALRQVQEQQYVSGSGGEADVFGCAINSGSISIHALFVRGGRIIGSKAYHPKLSLEGSESELLSSFIAQFYLSGAREVPTSIILPFALDDAEVIGQAITEKTTKRVQITHNVRGDRAGWQRLAQTNANQQLVSHLASKQNISNRFLALQDLLDFDTAIRRMECFDISHSSGEATVASCVVFDENGPLKSDYRHFNIEGITAGDDYAAMQQALERRYTRLKKGEGKLPDLLIIDGGKGQVSQAMTVLESLQITEVTVIGIAKGTTRKAGFEFLVNGQTGEESVIPSDSGALHLLQHIRDEAHRFAITGHRARRAKVRKRSLLEDIPGIGQKRRRELLKYFGSIKEIENASIEEIAKVSTISAKLAQEIWLCLHPDS, encoded by the coding sequence ATGAGCGCTACCGATCAGGAACAGGAACAGAACAGTTTTGATAGTAAAGCCTTTCTGGCAAACCTGAGCAGCCGACCCGGTGTTTATCAGATGTATGATAAACACGATAAAATCCTCTATGTTGGCAAAGCACGCAACCTTAAAAATCGCGTTAGCAGTTATTTTCGCGGTTCCTGGCAGGGCACCAAAACCCGCGCGCTGGTTTCACATATCCGTCGCATCGAAGTCACCCTGACCCACAGTGAAACTGAAGCCCTGCTGTTAGAGCAAAACCTGATCAAGGCACAGCGTCCCCCCTACAATATTCTGCTGCGCGATGATAAGTCCTACCCTTATATTTTCATTTCCGCCACGGATGACTTTCCCGCTGTACGGTTTCACCGTGGCGCCAAAAAAGCTAAAGGCCAATACTTTGGCCCGTTCCCCAGTGGTGGTGCGGTACGTGAAAGTCTGAACCTGTTGCAAAAACTGTTCAAAATCCGCCAGTGTGAAGACAGCTTTTTCCGCAACCGCTCGCGCCCCTGTCTGCAACATCAGATTAAACGCTGCACCGCACCCTGCGTGGGGCTGATTGATAAGGAGCGTTATGCCGAAGACCTGCGCCATGCCAGCATGTTTCTGGAAGGTAAGAACCAGGCGGTAACTGCTGAGTTGGCCGAACGTATGGATGCTGCATCCAGTCATCTCAATTTTGAATTGGCCGCTGAACTGCGTGATCAGATCTCGGCACTGCGACAGGTACAGGAGCAGCAGTATGTATCCGGCAGCGGCGGCGAGGCGGATGTATTCGGTTGTGCAATTAATTCCGGCAGCATCTCCATCCATGCCCTGTTTGTTCGTGGGGGCCGCATTATTGGCAGTAAAGCTTATCATCCCAAACTGTCACTGGAAGGGTCGGAAAGTGAACTGCTGTCATCTTTTATTGCCCAGTTCTATCTGAGCGGTGCACGGGAAGTACCCACCAGCATCATTCTGCCTTTCGCCCTGGATGATGCTGAGGTTATCGGTCAGGCAATCACCGAAAAAACCACCAAGCGGGTTCAAATTACCCATAATGTGCGTGGTGATCGTGCCGGCTGGCAGCGTCTGGCCCAGACCAATGCCAACCAGCAACTGGTCAGTCACCTGGCAAGCAAACAGAATATCAGTAACCGTTTTCTGGCCCTGCAGGACTTGCTTGATTTTGATACAGCCATCCGCCGTATGGAGTGTTTTGATATCAGCCACAGCTCAGGCGAGGCTACTGTGGCTTCCTGCGTGGTGTTTGATGAGAACGGCCCACTGAAGTCCGATTACCGCCATTTCAATATCGAAGGCATTACCGCGGGTGATGACTATGCGGCCATGCAGCAGGCACTGGAGCGTCGCTACACCCGACTGAAAAAAGGCGAGGGCAAACTACCGGACCTTCTGATTATCGATGGTGGCAAAGGTCAGGTCTCTCAGGCGATGACAGTACTCGAATCCTTACAGATCACCGAAGTGACCGTGATCGGCATCGCCAAGGGCACTACCCGCAAAGCGGGGTTTGAATTTCTGGTTAATGGCCAAACCGGCGAAGAGTCGGTGATACCATCGGATTCTGGCGCGTTGCATTTGCTTCAGCATATCCGCGATGAAGCCCACCGATTTGCCATCACTGGCCATCGCGCGCGACGCGCCAAAGTCCGAAAACGCTCCCTTTTAGAGGATATTCCCGGTATTGGACAGAAACGTCGCCGCGAATTGCTAAAATATTTCGGCAGTATCAAGGAGATAGAGAATGCAAGTATTGAAGAAATTGCAAAAGTCTCTACCATAAGTGCTAAGTTGGCACAGGAAATCTGGTTGTGCCTGCATCCCGACAGCTGA
- a CDS encoding excinuclease ABC subunit C yields MHRSKNLSHTETPPIDAQRHPLLSDNDINTILVNGAQMSLSKLKRARSFNARIYYYAEIGVYLEVSLSRGAGITDETREQLQEIHKEATHVHMNANKRLALKS; encoded by the coding sequence ATGCATCGATCTAAAAACCTCAGTCATACCGAAACCCCACCCATTGATGCACAACGTCATCCGTTACTGTCGGATAATGATATCAACACCATTTTGGTGAATGGGGCGCAGATGTCACTGAGTAAATTGAAGCGGGCGCGTTCATTTAATGCGCGTATTTACTATTACGCCGAAATCGGGGTTTATCTGGAAGTGTCGTTGTCCAGAGGAGCCGGTATTACCGATGAAACCCGTGAACAGTTGCAGGAAATCCACAAGGAAGCCACGCACGTGCACATGAATGCCAACAAGCGTCTGGCGTTAAAATCCTGA
- a CDS encoding NAD(P)-dependent oxidoreductase, with product MANVAFIGLGTMGFPMAGHLAAKGHDVCVYNRSSAKAESWVKQHGGRFAATPAAAAEGAELVFVCVGNDDDLRSVTLTETGVFAGMKSGAVLVDHTTASAEVARELYQVATEQGIGFLDAPVSGGQAGAENGVLSVMIGGDEAVYQQAEAVIASYAKSQKLIGGPGAGQLAKMVNQICIAGLVQGLAEAVHFIEKSGLDGEKVFDVIQHGAAGSWQMSNRHKTMLQGEFDFGFAVDWMRKDLSITLNEARRNGAQLPVTALVDQFYADVQQRGGGRWDTSSLLKRFETGQ from the coding sequence ATGGCAAACGTAGCATTTATTGGTCTGGGCACCATGGGCTTTCCAATGGCAGGGCATCTGGCTGCCAAGGGGCACGATGTGTGTGTCTATAACCGCAGTAGCGCCAAAGCGGAAAGCTGGGTTAAGCAACACGGCGGTCGCTTTGCAGCAACCCCGGCAGCAGCAGCTGAAGGTGCTGAGTTGGTGTTTGTCTGTGTCGGTAATGATGATGATCTGCGCTCAGTCACGCTGACTGAAACTGGCGTGTTTGCAGGAATGAAATCCGGCGCTGTATTGGTAGATCATACCACTGCCTCGGCCGAAGTGGCGCGAGAGCTCTACCAGGTGGCAACTGAACAAGGCATAGGTTTTCTGGATGCGCCTGTATCCGGTGGTCAGGCTGGTGCAGAAAATGGCGTGCTGAGCGTGATGATCGGTGGCGATGAAGCGGTGTATCAGCAGGCCGAAGCAGTTATTGCCAGCTATGCCAAATCACAAAAGCTGATTGGTGGCCCGGGAGCTGGGCAGTTGGCTAAAATGGTCAATCAGATCTGTATTGCCGGTCTGGTACAGGGTCTGGCTGAGGCTGTACATTTTATTGAAAAGTCTGGACTGGATGGCGAAAAAGTATTCGATGTTATTCAACACGGCGCCGCAGGCTCCTGGCAGATGAGCAATCGTCATAAAACCATGCTGCAAGGTGAATTTGATTTTGGTTTTGCCGTCGATTGGATGCGTAAAGATTTGAGCATTACCCTGAATGAAGCGCGGCGCAATGGCGCGCAGTTGCCAGTAACTGCATTGGTAGATCAGTTTTATGCCGATGTACAGCAGCGCGGTGGCGGACGCTGGGATACCTCCAGTTTGCTGAAAAGATTTGAGACAGGTCAATAA
- the pgsA gene encoding CDP-diacylglycerol--glycerol-3-phosphate 3-phosphatidyltransferase, with translation MKIPNLLTLLRICLIPVFVVIYYIPGFWSPWIAAAIFGLAALTDWLDGYLARRLDQHSPFGAFLDPVADKLMVAVALVMLVETYSTPLVTIPAVVIIGREIVISALREWMAEIGERTRVAVSMIGKVKTTLQMIAILVLIAVPPFSILAWVGILTLYGAALLTLWSMYVYLRAAWPLLSDDI, from the coding sequence ATGAAAATCCCTAATCTGCTGACACTGCTCAGAATTTGTCTGATACCGGTGTTTGTAGTGATTTATTACATTCCAGGCTTCTGGTCACCCTGGATAGCCGCGGCTATCTTCGGCTTAGCGGCACTGACTGATTGGCTAGATGGCTATCTGGCCCGCCGACTGGACCAGCATTCACCCTTTGGGGCGTTCCTGGACCCGGTTGCAGACAAACTCATGGTCGCCGTGGCACTGGTCATGCTGGTTGAAACCTACTCCACACCGCTGGTCACCATTCCGGCGGTAGTGATTATTGGTCGCGAAATTGTTATTTCAGCTCTGCGAGAGTGGATGGCCGAAATCGGTGAGCGCACCCGCGTTGCGGTGTCGATGATCGGCAAGGTAAAAACCACCCTGCAGATGATTGCCATCCTGGTATTGATCGCGGTACCACCGTTTTCAATTCTGGCCTGGGTGGGCATTTTGACCCTCTATGGCGCCGCGTTGTTAACACTCTGGTCGATGTATGTGTATTTGCGAGCCGCCTGGCCATTGTTGAGTGATGATATATAA